TACGAACGCTTGGCTTCGAGCTCCACACGCGGATTGGAGGCCGCTGGCAGGGAGAACCATACGCAAGCCCCTTCGGCCCTGCCTCCCTCGAAACCGATTTCGCCTCCGTTCTTCGAAACGATCTTCCGGCAGATGCTCAAGCCCAACCCGGAGCCCTTTCGATGTCCGTCGGAAAGGCGCTTGAAAGGCTGGAACACCCTTTCCTGGAAGCGTTCAGGGATGCCGGGGCCATTGTCTTGCACGCGAAAAACCACAGACTCGCCCTCGCGCCTTCCCGATATGGAGACCCTCGCCAGCTCCCGGTCGCTGTAGTTCAGGGCGTTGCTGATCAGGTTTTGAAACAGCGTGACCGCTTGCGGCTGGTTGGCTTCGACCCAGGGCAGGTCCTCGATCACGATCTCGTTGGGAATCTCCTCAAGCAGATTCGACAGGTTGTTCAGGGCCTGATCCACCAGGTCATTTCCATCGTAGGATCTCCTATTCTCGCTGAGGCCGTCCTCCTCGATGCAAGTGTAGTCATGCACCATATCCACCAAGCGAGACATGTGCTCCGCCGTGCTGGCGGTTCGCTCCAGCAGCTCTCGGTTCTCGCCGCCGATCTCCGAACTGCCCATGATGATCTCCATGTAGGAACGGATCGAACGCACCGGTTCCTTCAGGTCGTGAGCCAAGGCCCGCGTGAACACTTCCAAGGTGTCCCGCTGCTCGTTCACCTTCTGAATCAAGGCCTGGCGATGGCAGGCGTTTAGAATCACTTGATGCAGGATCTCTTCGTTGACCGAAGATTTGCTGATGTAGTCCTGCGCCCCCATGCGCAGCGCCTTCACCGCTACGTCCTGACTGCCCAAGCCCGTCAGGAAGATCACTGGGATATTGGGATAGCGCATCCGAACCTCGGTCAGCACCTCCAGCCCATTGCGCCCCGGCAGCGAGTAGTCCAGCAGCAAGCAGTCAGGCTTCGAATGCTCCAACTCCTTTAGGGCCGATTCGCCATCGACCGCCTCCTCGACTTCGTATTCAAAATCCCTTACCTTTTTGAGCGCCCTGACAAAGGCGTCCCGATCGTCTTCGTTGTCATCCACCAGCAGCACCTTCTTCGACGGAGCAGCCGCTTCGCCCGGGGAAAGCTCTTGATCGAAGTCGATGGTCCGGCCGCTCCCGCGTGGAGATTGTCCAGCCTCGCTCTCAATCGCCGCCTTCAGCAGTTTCTCCAACTCCTGGCCCTGCTGCTTCGGTATGACCAGCGCCGGCAAGCTCGGCCTGGCCCGCTGGATCTGCAGGATGGTTGATCGAATCTCGTCCGTGGACAGCGAGAAATCGAGCAAAACCAGGTCCGGGGGATCCGATTCGATGCCGTGACCGTCCCACTGCTCGAAGGCTTCGAATTCGAAACGAAAAGCCGCTTTGGAGCGCCACTGCGTCGCGATCTCCTTGATTTGGTCGGGAGAAAGCTCTTTGAGCAGCACGAGGATCTTGTATTCGCTTTTCGAGGTCATTTTCAATTTGGGAGAAGCGCCACGCCAAACCAGTAGTCCCGCAAGCGAACCGCCGCCTTGACCAGATTGTCGAATTCCACCGGTTTCTGGATATAGGTGCTGGCCCCCTCGTGATAGCAGAAGTCCACGTCCAGCTCGCTCGATGAAGTGGTCAGCACGATCACCGGAATGCTGCAGACTTTCGGATCCTTCTTGATCTCCTTCAGGGCGCTTCGCCCGTCCATGCCTGGCATGTTCAGATCGAGCAGGATCATGCAGGGCAGCTCCTCCGGTGGCCCGTCCTTGCGCTGCTGCAGGAAATCCAGGCCTTCTCGAGCGTTCTTGCACCAATGGATGGGGTTCATGAGCTTGGCCTGTCGAAAGCTGCGCTCGGTGGCTTCGTAGTCGTCGTAGTTGTCTTCGATCAACAAGATCGGTCTGAGACTTCGCTGCTTATTCACTTCTCGCTCCTCTCTCGACTCGATCGAGCCTGGGCGCTTTCGCACAGGGTGAAGTAGAAGCAGCTGCCCTGCCCCAACGCTGACTCCAACCAGATCTCGCCCTTGTGGCGCTGCACGATCTTCTTGACGAAGGTCAGCCCCGCCCCCGTGCCCTTGGACTCGTCCTCCTCATTGTTCAGTCGCTTGAACATGCGAAAGATGTCCTCGTGAAAGCTCGGATCGATTC
The DNA window shown above is from Pelagicoccus sp. SDUM812003 and carries:
- a CDS encoding response regulator, with amino-acid sequence MNKQRSLRPILLIEDNYDDYEATERSFRQAKLMNPIHWCKNAREGLDFLQQRKDGPPEELPCMILLDLNMPGMDGRSALKEIKKDPKVCSIPVIVLTTSSSELDVDFCYHEGASTYIQKPVEFDNLVKAAVRLRDYWFGVALLPN
- a CDS encoding response regulator — its product is MTSKSEYKILVLLKELSPDQIKEIATQWRSKAAFRFEFEAFEQWDGHGIESDPPDLVLLDFSLSTDEIRSTILQIQRARPSLPALVIPKQQGQELEKLLKAAIESEAGQSPRGSGRTIDFDQELSPGEAAAPSKKVLLVDDNEDDRDAFVRALKKVRDFEYEVEEAVDGESALKELEHSKPDCLLLDYSLPGRNGLEVLTEVRMRYPNIPVIFLTGLGSQDVAVKALRMGAQDYISKSSVNEEILHQVILNACHRQALIQKVNEQRDTLEVFTRALAHDLKEPVRSIRSYMEIIMGSSEIGGENRELLERTASTAEHMSRLVDMVHDYTCIEEDGLSENRRSYDGNDLVDQALNNLSNLLEEIPNEIVIEDLPWVEANQPQAVTLFQNLISNALNYSDRELARVSISGRREGESVVFRVQDNGPGIPERFQERVFQPFKRLSDGHRKGSGLGLSICRKIVSKNGGEIGFEGGRAEGACVWFSLPAASNPRVELEAKRSYRSKPQGQHVERIANVLHVEDNPNDIMLTRMMLQKLDQLEMNIQAVNNGAEALALLEDENRSAIDLILLDINMPVMDGFEFLQLMKQDERFAGIPVIICSTSTDPRDRSSARRLGAQGYIPKPIRLSSLEPTLESINSIELCRKDQRVQLLARQGA